A window of Acinetobacter sp. TR3 contains these coding sequences:
- a CDS encoding DUF6776 family protein: MENAEPTTSPESSVKKNKFLKTNLPLVIAATLLIGSSFMLGYTVGHRQGLTVVGYDADAEQLVDVLQKQKTTLDSVSKSLNSAVQERDMAVSNADELFKGINQANTDKTQFENMNAIYREILRQRGGVSLTVQNLAIKSLPENAFEYQLDLVQVNPNKRRAVGSVELRLIKDTEVLVVPLEDANFNFDDFERLTGRWTMPKGFTPQFIEVRLAGSPTPVIKRFSWQRGQPVDVSSAFVSEIPQAEANAQ; this comes from the coding sequence ATGGAAAACGCTGAACCGACTACTTCACCAGAAAGTTCCGTTAAAAAAAATAAATTCCTCAAGACGAATTTGCCTTTAGTGATTGCTGCTACATTACTGATTGGTAGTAGTTTTATGTTGGGATATACTGTTGGGCATCGTCAAGGTTTGACTGTTGTTGGTTATGATGCCGATGCTGAACAACTTGTTGATGTTCTACAAAAGCAAAAAACCACTTTGGATTCTGTTAGTAAGAGTTTAAATTCTGCCGTTCAAGAGCGTGATATGGCGGTTAGTAATGCCGATGAGCTATTTAAAGGTATTAATCAAGCTAATACTGATAAAACTCAGTTTGAAAATATGAATGCCATTTATCGTGAAATTTTAAGACAACGTGGTGGTGTTAGCTTAACTGTACAAAATTTAGCGATTAAATCTTTACCCGAAAATGCTTTTGAATATCAATTAGACTTGGTTCAAGTAAACCCAAATAAACGCCGAGCTGTTGGTAGTGTTGAATTAAGGTTAATTAAAGATACAGAAGTTCTGGTTGTACCATTAGAAGATGCCAATTTTAATTTCGATGATTTTGAACGGTTGACTGGGCGCTGGACCATGCCTAAAGGTTTCACACCTCAGTTTATTGAGGTTCGTTTAGCTGGTTCACCTACACCAGTGATTAAACGCTTTAGTTGGCAACGTGGTCAACCTGTTGATGTGAGTTCTGCTTTTGTATCAGAAATTCCTCAAGCTGAAGCAAATGCTCAATAA
- the ilvA gene encoding threonine ammonia-lyase, biosynthetic, giving the protein MNMLSRVVRQILQATVYDVAIETPLEAAPRISQKINNNIRFKREDLQPVFSFKLRGAYNRISQLPKDQLDRGVICASAGNHAQGVALSGKRLGIPAIIVMPSTTPDIKVQAVKNLGGQVVLHGDSFDVANKYAKQRAENEGLVFIPPYDDELVIAGQGTIANELLRQWRDVEYVFVAVGGGGLIAGVAAYLGEVAPHVKVIGVEYEESACLKAALESNERVILPHVGLFADGTAVAQIGELPFEMIRLSKSDNSGPIVDPNIVTVNTDEICAAIKDTYDENRSIVEPSGAMALAGIKKYVTEHQLTGKNMVSIVCGANMNFDRLRYIAERTELGERKEAIYAVTIPEQKGAFLNFCRALQGRNITEFNYRASDDSQAQVFVGISLKGGEVERHEIYELLKQQYDVDDLSDDEVAKLHIRYLIGGHANLENERLFRVEFPERPGALLMFLERLGPTHNITLFHYRNHGAAEGRVLVGLQATDAKQNPDGLVETLEKITYPYAEISNNIGYKRFLK; this is encoded by the coding sequence ATGAACATGCTGTCTCGTGTGGTACGACAAATTTTACAAGCAACGGTTTATGATGTTGCGATTGAAACACCGCTTGAAGCAGCTCCCCGAATTAGTCAAAAAATTAATAACAACATTCGATTTAAACGTGAAGATTTACAACCTGTCTTCTCTTTTAAGCTACGTGGTGCTTATAACCGTATTAGCCAACTTCCTAAAGATCAACTCGATCGTGGTGTGATTTGTGCATCTGCGGGTAACCATGCACAAGGTGTTGCTTTATCTGGAAAAAGATTAGGCATTCCAGCCATTATCGTCATGCCAAGCACGACACCTGACATTAAGGTGCAAGCTGTTAAAAACTTAGGTGGTCAAGTTGTTTTACACGGCGATAGTTTTGATGTTGCCAATAAATATGCAAAACAACGTGCTGAAAATGAAGGATTAGTTTTTATCCCACCTTATGACGATGAACTCGTGATTGCTGGACAAGGCACAATTGCGAATGAATTATTACGTCAATGGCGTGATGTGGAATATGTTTTTGTTGCTGTTGGCGGCGGTGGTTTGATTGCTGGTGTTGCAGCTTATTTAGGTGAAGTTGCGCCACACGTCAAAGTCATTGGTGTTGAATACGAAGAATCTGCCTGTTTAAAAGCTGCTCTTGAATCCAATGAGCGTGTGATTTTACCTCATGTTGGCTTGTTTGCCGATGGCACAGCAGTTGCACAAATTGGTGAATTACCTTTTGAAATGATCCGTTTATCTAAGTCAGATAATTCAGGCCCAATCGTTGATCCTAACATTGTTACCGTAAATACAGATGAAATCTGTGCCGCAATCAAAGATACCTATGATGAAAATCGCAGTATCGTTGAACCATCAGGGGCGATGGCCTTAGCAGGTATTAAAAAATACGTTACCGAACATCAGCTCACTGGAAAGAACATGGTTTCAATCGTTTGCGGCGCAAACATGAACTTTGACCGTCTTCGCTATATTGCCGAACGCACTGAATTGGGTGAACGCAAAGAGGCAATTTATGCAGTCACGATTCCTGAGCAAAAAGGCGCATTTCTTAATTTCTGCCGCGCCCTACAAGGTCGTAACATTACTGAATTTAACTATCGTGCCAGTGACGACAGCCAAGCTCAGGTTTTCGTTGGAATTAGTTTGAAAGGTGGTGAAGTTGAACGTCACGAAATCTATGAATTACTCAAGCAACAATATGATGTCGATGATTTATCCGATGATGAAGTTGCGAAACTGCATATTCGTTATTTGATTGGTGGTCATGCCAACCTTGAAAATGAACGTTTATTTCGTGTTGAATTTCCTGAGCGTCCAGGTGCTTTATTAATGTTCTTGGAGCGTCTAGGTCCAACGCATAACATCACCCTATTCCATTATCGCAATCATGGTGCAGCCGAAGGTCGTGTACTTGTTGGCTTACAGGCCACTGATGCCAAACAAAATCCAGATGGTTTAGTCGAAACCTTAGAGAAAATTACTTATCCATATGCTGAAATCAGCAACAATATTGGATATAAGCGTTTCCTTAAATAA
- the argC gene encoding N-acetyl-gamma-glutamyl-phosphate reductase, producing MISVGIVGGTGYTGVELLRLLLRHPQAQVRVLTSRTEAGKRVSDMFPSLRGHTDLEFSDLDLDALKQCDVVFFATPHGVAMQHAEELITAGTKVIDLAADFRLQNLTEFEKWYGMQHSCPSVLADSVYGLTELNREKIRTAQVIGNPGCYPTTVQLGLAPLLKASEKLINSQSIIIDAKSGVSGAGRKASLGMIYSENADNFKAYGVAGHRHHPEIVEALENISGEKGQFNHLIFVPHLVPMIRGMLSTIYVDLTEQAQNIDLQALYERFYENERFVDVMPANSSPETRSVRGANELRIALYQPQPNKLIVLVAQDNLVKGAAGQAIQNMNLMFNFDEAAGLEGIGLLP from the coding sequence GTGATTTCTGTTGGCATCGTTGGTGGAACTGGATATACAGGCGTTGAATTATTGCGTCTTTTATTAAGACATCCACAAGCCCAAGTACGTGTTTTAACATCTCGAACAGAAGCAGGAAAACGTGTTTCAGATATGTTCCCAAGTCTACGAGGACATACTGATCTTGAATTTTCTGATCTTGATTTGGATGCTCTCAAGCAATGTGATGTTGTATTCTTTGCGACACCGCACGGTGTAGCGATGCAACATGCCGAAGAATTGATTACTGCTGGTACAAAAGTGATTGACCTTGCCGCAGATTTTCGTTTACAGAATCTTACTGAATTTGAAAAATGGTATGGTATGCAGCATAGCTGCCCAAGTGTACTCGCTGATTCTGTTTATGGTTTAACTGAACTAAATCGTGAAAAAATTAGAACAGCTCAAGTGATTGGTAATCCTGGTTGCTACCCAACAACAGTACAGTTGGGTTTAGCTCCTTTACTAAAAGCTTCAGAAAAATTGATCAATTCACAAAGTATTATCATCGATGCAAAGTCTGGTGTTTCGGGCGCAGGTCGCAAAGCTAGTTTAGGCATGATTTACAGTGAAAATGCTGATAATTTTAAAGCTTATGGTGTCGCTGGACATCGTCATCATCCAGAAATTGTTGAAGCTTTAGAAAATATTTCAGGTGAAAAGGGGCAATTTAATCATCTTATTTTTGTTCCACATCTTGTACCGATGATTCGTGGTATGTTGAGTACAATTTATGTCGATTTAACTGAGCAAGCTCAGAATATAGATCTACAAGCATTGTATGAGCGTTTCTATGAGAATGAACGTTTTGTTGATGTAATGCCAGCAAATAGTTCGCCTGAAACACGTAGTGTGCGCGGTGCAAATGAGCTACGTATTGCTTTATATCAACCTCAACCAAATAAATTGATCGTATTAGTTGCGCAAGACAATTTAGTGAAAGGTGCAGCAGGTCAAGCGATTCAAAATATGAATTTAATGTTCAATTTTGATGAGGCTGCTGGTTTAGAAGGTATTGGTTTATTACCATAA
- the rpiA gene encoding ribose-5-phosphate isomerase RpiA — MSLYATQDEKKQAAAKAALKHLPKGGILGVGTGSTVNFLIDLLPELQLEAAVASSTATAERLKKIGIEVVDMNSVGGLDAYVDGADEIDRHMHMIKGGGAALTREKIVASIAKKFVCIVDDSKWVEQLGRDFPLPVEVIPMARSAVARKIVALGGDPVYREGVVTDNGNVILDVFNLNILNALELEKTINNIPGVVTNGIFALNAASIAIVATNNGIEERTAQ; from the coding sequence ATGAGTCTATATGCAACCCAAGATGAGAAAAAACAAGCTGCGGCAAAAGCAGCTTTGAAACATTTGCCTAAAGGCGGCATTTTGGGCGTAGGAACAGGAAGTACTGTTAATTTTTTAATTGATCTATTGCCAGAATTACAATTAGAGGCAGCAGTCGCAAGCTCTACAGCTACGGCTGAACGTCTTAAAAAAATAGGTATCGAAGTGGTTGATATGAACTCAGTTGGTGGTTTAGATGCCTATGTCGATGGTGCTGATGAAATTGATCGCCATATGCATATGATTAAAGGTGGCGGTGCTGCATTAACTCGTGAAAAAATCGTTGCTTCAATTGCTAAGAAGTTTGTATGTATCGTGGATGATTCTAAATGGGTTGAGCAATTAGGGCGTGATTTTCCACTTCCTGTTGAAGTGATTCCAATGGCACGTTCTGCTGTAGCACGTAAAATCGTTGCTTTAGGTGGTGATCCTGTTTATCGCGAAGGTGTTGTGACAGATAACGGTAATGTTATCTTAGATGTTTTTAATTTAAATATTTTGAACGCACTTGAGTTGGAAAAAACCATTAACAATATTCCAGGTGTGGTAACCAATGGAATTTTTGCTTTGAATGCGGCTAGCATTGCGATTGTTGCGACCAATAATGGTATCGAAGAACGTACGGCACAGTAA
- a CDS encoding M48 family metallopeptidase — MQSVSLETQLPEIKVVRHARARNLRLRVEPTGIRLTVPIFCTKRQVQQFLQQSEQWLLETWSKQQKEFNQTINFPEQLVLFYHLQPFQIIQQQQRHIFKFNWEQHILFIRNESPEIALKAAVLAYAKQFLPEYLNLISEQTGLQYGECTVRKPKTRWGSCSSKHDIMLNAGLVLMPMHNVRSVCIHELAHTKYFDHSARFWSEVAKYDESYIENRRQLKSIQLPAWWYI; from the coding sequence ATGCAATCAGTTTCACTTGAAACACAATTGCCTGAAATTAAAGTAGTTCGACATGCAAGGGCGAGAAATTTGCGTTTGCGTGTTGAACCTACAGGTATTCGTTTAACAGTCCCTATATTTTGTACAAAGCGGCAGGTTCAGCAATTTCTGCAACAGTCTGAACAATGGTTATTAGAGACATGGAGCAAGCAACAAAAAGAATTTAATCAGACTATCAATTTTCCTGAACAACTTGTTTTATTTTATCATTTGCAACCATTTCAAATTATTCAGCAACAGCAACGTCATATTTTTAAATTTAACTGGGAACAACATATTTTATTTATTCGAAATGAAAGCCCTGAAATAGCTTTAAAAGCTGCTGTATTAGCATATGCGAAACAGTTTTTACCAGAATATTTAAACTTAATAAGTGAGCAGACGGGCTTGCAATATGGCGAATGCACGGTGAGAAAGCCAAAGACACGTTGGGGAAGTTGTAGTTCAAAACATGACATTATGCTCAATGCAGGATTGGTATTAATGCCGATGCATAATGTACGATCAGTGTGTATACATGAATTAGCACATACTAAGTATTTTGATCATAGTGCTAGATTTTGGAGCGAAGTGGCGAAATATGATGAAAGTTATATCGAAAATCGCAGGCAATTAAAAAGTATTCAATTGCCTGCATGGTGGTATATCTAA
- the clpA gene encoding ATP-dependent Clp protease ATP-binding subunit ClpA produces the protein MLSRQLEVSLRLAVSMARQKRHEFLTVEHLLLALLDNDSAVNALKACGADIVTLRKELEEYVEQHTPKLGDNSEQAPHPTESFDRILQRAIFHVQSSGGDRTVEGADVLVAMYSERDSFAVYLLKRHQINRLTLTQYLSHGTRKDEIQVEEEVEDIDGESAASANAGPLDQYTLNLNIEAQKGKTDPLIGREKEIERAAQILCRRRKNNPLLVGDPGVGKTSIAEGLAWLIVNGKAPKPLANAEVYSLDIGALVAGTKYRGDFEKRLKQLLNALKKNPNAILFIDEIHMIIGAGSSMGSTMDASNLIKPALANGTLRCIGSTTFQEYRQVFEKDHALSRRFQKIDVNEPSIGETIEILRGLKSKFEDFHHVEYDDKALVAAVELSAKFINDRFLPDKAIDVIDEAGAQRRLKAEVDGTTISVENIEDIVSKIARIPPKTVSKDDKSVLENLERDLKRVVFGQDEAITALASAIKLSRAGLKAPDKPVGSFVFAGPTGVGKTEVTKQLAKLLGVELVRFDMSEYMERHAVSRLIGAPPGYVGYDQGGLLTDAIHKNPHCVLLLDEIEKAHPDVFNLLLQVMDHGALTDNNGRKSDFRNVIIVLTTNIGAESIVRASIGFTEQDHSADNQDAMKRAFSPEFRNRLDGVIQFKALPTTIIDSVVDKFLTELQAQLDEKQVVLDVDQSARDWLSANGYDRLMGARPMQRLIQEHLKKPLAEMILFGELAEHGGNVAVSVKTENGKDVGLKLEVFEDHINPSAEPA, from the coding sequence ATGCTCAGTCGTCAATTAGAAGTATCGTTACGTTTGGCTGTTAGCATGGCTCGTCAAAAGAGACATGAGTTTCTGACAGTTGAGCACTTGTTGCTTGCTTTACTTGATAATGATTCAGCAGTCAATGCGTTAAAAGCATGTGGTGCTGATATCGTTACCTTGCGTAAAGAATTAGAGGAATATGTAGAGCAACATACCCCAAAACTTGGTGATAATAGTGAACAAGCACCTCATCCAACAGAGAGCTTTGATCGAATTTTACAACGTGCAATTTTCCACGTTCAATCGAGCGGTGGTGATCGTACGGTTGAAGGGGCAGATGTTTTAGTTGCAATGTATTCTGAGCGAGATTCGTTCGCGGTTTATTTACTTAAACGTCATCAAATTAACCGTTTAACTTTGACACAATATTTATCTCATGGAACACGTAAAGATGAGATTCAAGTTGAAGAAGAAGTTGAAGATATTGACGGTGAAAGCGCAGCTTCAGCAAATGCTGGGCCACTTGACCAATATACGCTTAACTTAAACATCGAAGCGCAAAAGGGCAAAACTGATCCTTTAATTGGACGTGAAAAAGAAATTGAGCGAGCGGCTCAGATTTTATGTCGTCGCCGTAAAAATAATCCGTTGCTTGTTGGTGATCCGGGTGTAGGTAAAACCTCAATTGCGGAAGGTTTAGCTTGGCTGATTGTCAACGGCAAGGCACCGAAACCACTTGCGAATGCTGAAGTTTATAGCTTAGACATTGGTGCTTTAGTTGCGGGGACTAAATATCGTGGTGACTTTGAAAAACGTTTAAAACAATTGTTGAATGCTTTGAAAAAGAATCCGAATGCGATTTTATTCATTGACGAAATTCATATGATCATTGGTGCAGGCTCAAGTATGGGCAGCACTATGGATGCATCGAATTTAATTAAGCCTGCATTAGCGAATGGTACTTTGCGTTGTATTGGTTCAACAACTTTCCAAGAGTATCGTCAAGTATTCGAGAAAGATCATGCCTTGTCTCGTCGTTTCCAAAAGATTGATGTGAATGAACCAAGTATAGGCGAAACGATTGAAATTTTACGTGGCTTGAAAAGCAAATTCGAAGATTTCCATCATGTTGAATACGATGATAAAGCTCTCGTCGCTGCTGTCGAGTTATCAGCTAAATTTATCAATGATCGTTTTTTACCAGATAAAGCGATTGACGTGATTGATGAGGCTGGTGCACAACGCCGTTTGAAAGCTGAAGTCGATGGTACAACCATCTCTGTTGAAAATATCGAGGACATTGTTTCTAAGATTGCGCGTATTCCACCGAAAACCGTATCTAAAGATGACAAGTCTGTACTTGAGAATCTGGAGCGTGATCTTAAACGTGTTGTATTTGGTCAAGATGAAGCGATTACAGCACTTGCATCAGCGATCAAATTATCTCGTGCAGGATTGAAAGCACCAGATAAACCAGTGGGAAGTTTTGTCTTTGCTGGCCCAACAGGTGTGGGTAAAACCGAGGTTACGAAACAACTGGCGAAATTGCTCGGTGTCGAATTGGTTCGTTTCGATATGTCTGAATATATGGAGCGCCATGCGGTTTCTCGCTTGATCGGTGCACCTCCAGGCTATGTTGGATATGATCAAGGTGGTTTGCTGACAGATGCGATTCATAAAAATCCGCATTGCGTACTGTTGCTTGATGAAATTGAAAAAGCACATCCTGATGTATTCAACTTGTTGTTACAAGTCATGGATCATGGTGCTTTAACAGATAATAACGGACGTAAGTCTGATTTTAGAAATGTGATCATTGTTCTTACGACCAACATCGGTGCAGAAAGTATTGTTCGCGCAAGTATTGGTTTCACTGAACAAGATCACAGCGCAGACAATCAGGATGCAATGAAACGTGCATTCTCGCCTGAATTCCGTAACCGTTTGGATGGTGTGATTCAATTTAAAGCACTTCCAACTACGATTATCGATTCAGTTGTAGATAAATTCTTAACTGAGTTGCAAGCGCAACTTGATGAGAAACAAGTGGTACTTGATGTTGATCAAAGCGCTCGTGATTGGTTGTCAGCTAATGGTTATGACCGTTTGATGGGTGCTCGTCCAATGCAACGTCTGATTCAAGAACATTTGAAAAAGCCGCTTGCTGAGATGATTTTATTTGGTGAGCTTGCTGAGCATGGTGGTAACGTTGCGGTTTCTGTGAAAACAGAAAATGGCAAAGACGTTGGTTTAAAATTGGAAGTATTTGAAGATCATATTAACCCGAGTGCTGAACCTGCTTAA
- a CDS encoding YnfA family protein: MFELSFSITQVLKVFGLFFFTAIAEILGCYFPYLILNQGKSHWLWIPTALSLAVFVWLLTLHPAASGRIYAAYGGIYIFTALMWLRYVDQVMLTRWDISGGIIVLCGACLIILQPQSLVR; the protein is encoded by the coding sequence ATGTTTGAACTGTCTTTCTCGATAACCCAAGTACTTAAAGTATTTGGGTTATTTTTCTTCACAGCAATAGCTGAAATCTTAGGTTGTTATTTTCCTTATTTAATTTTGAATCAAGGAAAATCGCATTGGTTATGGATTCCTACAGCTTTAAGCTTAGCAGTCTTTGTCTGGTTGCTGACTTTGCATCCTGCGGCATCAGGTCGTATTTATGCAGCCTATGGCGGGATTTATATTTTTACTGCCCTGATGTGGTTGCGTTATGTCGATCAAGTCATGCTAACGCGTTGGGATATTTCAGGTGGGATCATTGTTCTTTGCGGCGCTTGCCTAATTATTTTGCAGCCGCAAAGTTTGGTTCGTTAA
- a CDS encoding 3-deoxy-7-phosphoheptulonate synthase yields MNALNTALTQPQTHTKESMLSLPSQLKAQYPLSATLAQQISKHRQTIQNILSGHDHRLMVITGPCSIHDPIAVLEYADRLQLLQEQVKDQIFLVMRAYIEKPRTTVGWKGFLYDPNLDGSSDLQLGLEKSRALYLQLIEKGLPIASEILSPMATGYFDDLLAWGAIGARTSESQIHREISSHMPYSIGFKNGTDGSIQIALDAIQSALHGHQFLGMTQQGLPAILHSDGNPLPHLILRGSNHGTNYDLASIQAMHFKHKQLPALVIDCSHGNSGKDPLLQPQVLQQIIAERAESKVRGVMIESHLVDGNQKISCDMTYGQSVTDGCLGWDKTAQVLLDVAEQMRL; encoded by the coding sequence ATGAATGCTTTAAATACTGCTTTGACACAACCACAAACACATACAAAAGAATCAATGCTTAGCTTGCCATCACAACTCAAAGCGCAGTATCCCTTGTCTGCCACTTTAGCGCAGCAAATTTCAAAACATCGTCAAACGATTCAGAATATTTTATCTGGACATGATCATCGCTTAATGGTGATTACTGGTCCTTGCTCGATTCATGATCCTATCGCAGTACTTGAATATGCTGATCGCCTACAACTATTACAAGAACAGGTTAAAGATCAAATATTCTTGGTGATGCGTGCATATATTGAAAAACCGCGTACCACGGTGGGTTGGAAAGGTTTCTTATATGATCCAAATTTAGATGGATCATCAGACTTACAACTCGGTTTAGAAAAGTCTCGTGCGCTATACTTACAACTTATCGAAAAAGGCTTGCCGATTGCCAGCGAAATTTTAAGTCCAATGGCAACAGGCTATTTTGATGATTTATTGGCTTGGGGTGCAATTGGTGCACGTACCAGTGAATCACAAATTCATCGTGAAATTTCTAGTCATATGCCGTATAGCATTGGTTTCAAAAACGGTACTGATGGTTCGATTCAAATTGCATTGGATGCGATTCAATCAGCACTGCATGGTCATCAATTCTTGGGGATGACTCAGCAAGGTTTGCCTGCGATTTTACATAGTGACGGTAATCCATTACCGCATTTAATTTTACGTGGTTCAAATCATGGCACTAATTATGACTTGGCTTCGATTCAAGCGATGCATTTCAAGCATAAGCAATTACCGGCATTGGTGATTGATTGTAGTCATGGTAATAGCGGTAAAGATCCATTATTACAACCTCAGGTTTTACAGCAAATAATTGCAGAGCGTGCTGAATCGAAAGTGCGTGGTGTAATGATTGAAAGTCATCTGGTTGATGGTAATCAAAAAATTTCCTGCGATATGACTTATGGCCAGTCGGTTACGGATGGTTGCCTAGGTTGGGATAAAACAGCACAAGTGTTGTTGGATGTTGCTGAACAAATGAGATTATAA
- the clpS gene encoding ATP-dependent Clp protease adapter ClpS has translation MRRYKRQMNLSEVKNAFHQSGYVDWHLNPRLSDSQEDHDGEVIVQTAPPELKKPPLYAVVLLNDDYTPMDFVIEVLQSYFGMNLDQASQVMLTVHYEGKGTAGIYPRDIAETKANQVNNIARSQGHPLLCQIEPEQR, from the coding sequence ATGCGAAGATATAAACGTCAAATGAATTTAAGTGAAGTGAAAAATGCCTTTCATCAATCTGGATATGTCGATTGGCACTTAAATCCACGTTTAAGTGACTCGCAAGAGGATCATGATGGCGAAGTCATTGTTCAGACAGCACCACCTGAATTAAAAAAACCGCCACTATACGCTGTTGTTTTACTGAATGATGATTACACACCGATGGATTTTGTTATTGAGGTACTACAAAGTTATTTTGGAATGAATCTTGATCAAGCAAGTCAGGTGATGTTGACAGTTCATTATGAAGGCAAAGGAACAGCAGGTATTTATCCGCGTGATATTGCAGAAACAAAAGCGAATCAAGTGAATAACATTGCCCGATCTCAAGGTCATCCATTATTGTGTCAGATCGAACCTGAGCAGCGTTAA
- a CDS encoding potassium channel family protein, whose protein sequence is MAQFAVIGLGSFGATVALELTKLNHDVIGIDTIKRNVESLADRITHAVIADATDEHVLEELNIQNCDAVVVAIGEDIEASILCVLNLKNLGVEKILVKAKTKAHHTILSHLNITKIIHPEEDMGVRVAQALNYPMVSRYMALDDDHYIVKVPVQEKLNHVNLSGILKQEPNIKLLLLKRDQQILYETDVNFTLQAGDVLILEGSLSHLRKLSGCFV, encoded by the coding sequence ATGGCACAGTTTGCAGTCATTGGTTTAGGTAGTTTTGGTGCAACTGTCGCATTAGAACTCACTAAACTCAATCATGATGTGATTGGGATTGATACCATCAAACGTAACGTAGAAAGTTTGGCTGATCGCATTACTCATGCCGTTATAGCAGATGCAACAGATGAGCATGTTTTAGAAGAACTCAACATCCAAAATTGTGATGCCGTCGTGGTTGCGATTGGTGAAGATATTGAAGCAAGTATTCTTTGTGTACTTAATCTTAAAAATTTAGGTGTTGAAAAAATATTAGTTAAAGCCAAAACAAAAGCACACCATACAATTTTATCTCACCTAAATATCACCAAAATCATTCATCCCGAAGAGGATATGGGTGTACGTGTTGCTCAAGCACTGAATTATCCAATGGTCAGCCGTTATATGGCTTTGGATGATGATCATTATATTGTCAAAGTTCCTGTACAAGAAAAACTGAATCATGTGAATTTATCAGGCATCTTAAAACAAGAACCCAATATCAAACTTTTATTACTTAAACGTGATCAACAAATTCTATATGAAACCGATGTGAATTTTACTCTACAGGCTGGCGATGTGCTTATTTTAGAAGGCTCGCTCAGCCATCTCCGAAAGCTCTCAGGATGTTTTGTATAA
- the imm48 gene encoding Imm48 family immunity protein gives MSDLLIYRENNILIVNEILELLNIDLSDTSELERQVLACFAFGVLYATGKEKGFEPAQIHALSIVNLQDSFNYSVEQAADFSGFLVDVASDEKLHKFMNAIIHCGINGYYQLNNRNYIALTENIRNILSEIKKG, from the coding sequence ATGAGTGATCTTTTAATATATCGTGAAAATAATATATTAATCGTAAATGAAATATTAGAATTGCTGAATATAGATTTATCAGACACTAGTGAATTGGAAAGACAAGTTTTAGCTTGTTTTGCATTTGGTGTTTTATATGCAACTGGTAAGGAAAAAGGGTTCGAACCTGCTCAAATTCATGCATTATCTATCGTAAATCTACAAGATTCTTTTAACTATAGCGTTGAGCAGGCGGCTGATTTTTCAGGTTTTTTGGTTGATGTGGCTTCGGATGAGAAATTACATAAATTCATGAATGCTATTATACATTGTGGTATTAATGGTTATTATCAATTGAATAATAGGAATTATATTGCATTGACAGAGAATATAAGAAATATATTAAGTGAGATTAAGAAGGGTTAA